From one Simplicispira suum genomic stretch:
- a CDS encoding DMT family transporter translates to MKALWMVLAALLFASMSVCVKYASAYFTSAELVFYRGLIGMGLMAWLARSRGVTLATRYPRMHAWRSLVGVTSLGGWFFAIAHLPLATAITLNYMSSVWIAAFLVGGSLMAWRPSPDTPRPQMHTSLLLTVSAGFIGVVLLLRPSIGQGPEQALGGIVGLLSGMCAALAYMQVVALSRLGEPESRTVFYFAVGSVVAGGAVVLATGYSPWPGWPALWLLPLGVLAAGGQLCMTLAYASAHNPRATLVVANLQYSGIVFGALYGMLLFGDMIPPLGWLGMGLIIASGILATVLRARTVAAPPAEEL, encoded by the coding sequence ATGAAAGCTCTTTGGATGGTGCTTGCCGCCTTGCTGTTTGCCAGCATGAGCGTGTGTGTGAAGTACGCCTCAGCGTATTTCACCTCGGCCGAGCTGGTGTTTTATCGCGGCCTGATTGGCATGGGGCTGATGGCGTGGCTTGCGCGCTCGCGCGGCGTGACGTTGGCCACCCGTTACCCGCGCATGCACGCCTGGCGCTCGCTGGTGGGCGTCACTTCTTTGGGTGGCTGGTTCTTTGCCATTGCCCACCTGCCGCTCGCCACCGCCATCACGCTCAACTACATGAGCAGCGTCTGGATCGCCGCCTTCCTGGTGGGCGGATCGCTCATGGCCTGGCGCCCCTCGCCCGACACACCGCGACCACAGATGCACACCTCGCTGCTGCTGACCGTGTCGGCCGGATTCATCGGCGTGGTGCTGCTGCTGCGCCCCAGCATCGGCCAGGGGCCGGAGCAGGCGCTGGGGGGCATCGTCGGATTGCTGTCGGGCATGTGCGCGGCGCTGGCCTACATGCAGGTGGTGGCACTCTCGCGCCTGGGCGAGCCCGAATCGCGCACGGTGTTCTACTTTGCCGTGGGCTCGGTGGTGGCGGGCGGCGCGGTGGTGCTGGCCACCGGCTACTCGCCCTGGCCCGGCTGGCCGGCGCTGTGGCTGCTGCCGCTGGGCGTGCTGGCGGCCGGCGGACAGTTGTGTATGACGCTGGCCTACGCCAGCGCCCACAACCCCCGCGCCACGCTGGTGGTGGCCAACCTGCAGTATTCTGGAATCGTGTTTGGCGCGCTCTACGGCATGCTGCTTTTTGGCGACATGATCCCGCCGCTGGGCTGGCTGGGCATGGGGCTCATCATTGCCAGCGGCATTCTCGCCACCGTGCTGCGCGCACGCACCGTGGCGGCGCCGCCTGCCGAAGAACTCTGA
- a CDS encoding sulfurtransferase, translated as MPYTHLISANQLQALRASGTACMVFDCSFDLAQPSAGRAAFLDAHIPGAVYAHLDEDLSAPHGAPGADGSVITAHAADRPMSGGRHPLPTRERFAVWLSSVGFSNTMQAVVYDRNASAYCGRLWWMLKWAGHDAVAVLDGGLPAWRAAGGELASGEEPAHFQASFYLGKPLRELRTVDQVQARLGQPGQTLIDARAAERYRGEVEPLDPVAGHIPGALNRPFSQNFLPDGTFKSAEQLRSEFSAVLGDRLPQGVVHHCGSGVTANPNLLAMELAGYAPTALFAGSWSEWCRDPSRPVERG; from the coding sequence ATGCCCTACACCCACCTTATTTCCGCCAATCAACTGCAGGCCCTGCGCGCCAGCGGCACCGCCTGCATGGTGTTCGACTGCAGTTTTGACCTGGCCCAGCCCTCGGCTGGCCGCGCCGCATTCCTGGACGCCCACATCCCCGGCGCCGTCTACGCCCACCTGGACGAAGACCTGAGCGCTCCGCACGGCGCACCAGGCGCCGACGGCAGCGTCATCACAGCGCATGCGGCCGACCGGCCAATGTCAGGGGGGCGCCACCCGTTGCCCACACGCGAACGCTTTGCAGTGTGGCTCTCGAGCGTGGGTTTTTCCAACACCATGCAAGCCGTGGTTTACGACCGCAACGCGAGCGCCTACTGCGGCCGCCTGTGGTGGATGCTCAAGTGGGCGGGCCACGACGCTGTGGCCGTGCTCGACGGCGGCCTGCCGGCCTGGCGCGCTGCGGGCGGCGAGCTGGCCAGCGGCGAAGAACCGGCCCACTTTCAGGCCAGTTTTTATCTGGGTAAGCCGCTGCGCGAGCTGCGCACGGTGGACCAGGTGCAAGCGCGGCTGGGCCAGCCCGGCCAGACGCTGATCGACGCGCGCGCCGCCGAACGCTACCGCGGTGAAGTCGAGCCACTGGACCCTGTTGCGGGCCACATTCCAGGCGCCCTGAACCGGCCGTTTTCGCAAAACTTCCTGCCCGATGGCACCTTCAAAAGCGCCGAGCAACTGCGCAGCGAATTCTCCGCCGTGCTGGGCGACCGCTTGCCGCAAGGCGTGGTGCACCACTGCGGCAGCGGCGTCACCGCCAACCCCAACCTGCTGGCCATGGAGCTGGCGGGTTACGCACCCACCGCACTTTTTGCCGGAAGCTGGAGCGAATGGTGCCGCGACCCATCGCGGCCCGTGGAACGCGGCTGA
- a CDS encoding MipA/OmpV family protein, with amino-acid sequence MKILFLPTAAALFWALFLPVSAAAQQAPTAPLPAGESGFTWALGLSASNGPDYAGSDKRGSNLRPVIGLDIGRYTLSSGGGGSLLDFDLEPRYTGVSARLLDAERLKLSAGLRIGGGRTHDADSPLYGLPDVRKTLRARLSAAWMFSPELSLRSSLNQDLLGRKGGTTLQTTLQYEWQITPSTEIGLAAGFTVADSTHLRSFFGVPADVALVRTPFAAYAPGGGVKSTDLGIEIKSAVTDRWVVFGGVRFSQLRGDARLSPIVQKPNDYGVTVGLAYRCCR; translated from the coding sequence ATGAAAATCCTCTTTCTGCCAACCGCTGCGGCGCTGTTTTGGGCGCTCTTTCTCCCCGTATCTGCGGCAGCTCAGCAAGCTCCCACCGCGCCGCTGCCGGCAGGGGAGTCGGGCTTTACCTGGGCACTGGGTCTGTCGGCATCCAACGGTCCGGACTACGCTGGCAGTGACAAGCGTGGCAGCAATCTGCGCCCGGTGATCGGGCTCGATATCGGCCGCTACACACTCAGCAGCGGCGGGGGCGGCTCGTTGCTCGACTTTGACCTGGAGCCACGCTACACGGGCGTCAGTGCCCGCCTGCTGGACGCCGAGCGCTTGAAACTGAGCGCTGGACTGCGCATTGGCGGCGGGCGGACCCATGATGCCGATTCGCCGCTGTACGGCCTGCCCGATGTGCGCAAAACACTGCGCGCGCGCCTGTCTGCCGCCTGGATGTTTTCGCCTGAACTGAGCCTGCGCAGCTCACTGAACCAGGATCTGCTGGGCCGCAAGGGCGGCACCACCTTGCAGACTACGCTGCAGTACGAATGGCAAATTACGCCGAGCACCGAAATCGGCTTGGCTGCGGGTTTTACCGTGGCTGATTCCACCCATTTGCGCAGTTTCTTTGGCGTGCCGGCCGACGTCGCGCTGGTGCGCACGCCGTTTGCGGCCTACGCGCCTGGCGGCGGCGTCAAAAGCACCGACTTGGGCATTGAGATCAAAAGCGCTGTCACTGACCGCTGGGTGGTCTTTGGCGGCGTTCGTTTCAGCCAGCTGCGCGGCGACGCGCGCCTCAGCCCCATCGTGCAAAAACCCAACGACTACGGTGTCACGGTGGGACTGGCGTACCGCTGCTGCCGCTAA
- a CDS encoding undecaprenyl-diphosphate phosphatase — MDTVLLLKAAIMGVVEGLTEFLPISSTGHLILAGALLGMDDDKAKVFDIAIQTGAIFAVILVYWQKIRQTLIALPTQPQARRFALNVLIGFLPAVVLGLLLGAAIKSHLFTPLVVASTFILGGFVILWAERRAPIATRVNSVDDMQPLDALKVGLAQCLAMVPGTSRSGATIIGGMLLGLSRKAATDYSFFLAMPTLIGAGVYSLYKERALLSMHDLPVFAVGLVFSFLSAWVCVRWLLRYISSHSFVPFAWYRIAFGCVVIATWLMGWVRWDGA; from the coding sequence GTGGACACAGTTTTGCTGCTCAAGGCAGCCATCATGGGTGTGGTCGAGGGGCTGACCGAGTTTTTGCCCATTTCCTCTACCGGGCATCTGATTCTGGCCGGCGCGCTGCTGGGCATGGACGACGACAAGGCGAAGGTCTTTGACATTGCGATTCAGACCGGCGCGATTTTTGCGGTGATCCTGGTCTATTGGCAGAAGATCCGGCAGACGCTGATAGCGCTGCCCACCCAGCCGCAGGCGCGGCGCTTTGCCCTCAATGTGTTGATCGGTTTTCTTCCGGCGGTGGTGCTCGGCTTGCTGCTGGGCGCGGCCATCAAATCGCACTTGTTCACCCCGCTGGTGGTGGCAAGCACCTTTATTCTGGGTGGTTTTGTCATTCTTTGGGCAGAGCGGCGGGCACCGATTGCCACCCGCGTGAACTCGGTGGACGACATGCAGCCGCTTGACGCGCTCAAAGTGGGCCTGGCGCAGTGTCTGGCCATGGTGCCGGGCACCAGCCGCAGCGGCGCCACCATCATTGGCGGCATGTTGTTGGGCTTGTCGCGCAAGGCGGCCACCGACTATTCGTTTTTTCTGGCCATGCCCACGCTGATCGGTGCCGGTGTCTACAGCCTCTACAAGGAGCGTGCGCTGCTGTCGATGCACGACCTGCCGGTGTTTGCCGTGGGCCTGGTTTTTTCGTTCTTGAGCGCCTGGGTTTGTGTGCGCTGGCTGCTGCGCTATATCAGCAGCCACAGCTTCGTGCCTTTTGCCTGGTACCGCATCGCGTTTGGCTGTGTCGTCATTGCAACGTGGCTGATGGGCTGGGTGCGCTGGGACGGGGCATGA
- a CDS encoding EAL domain-containing protein, with amino-acid sequence MKAVQPLRIRSIVWGVAAFFVCALAVAASALIETTRNIALSESETQLARYVSGAEAALNRAFLSVDVLLASSDVLLDFAGDAMDWGRPDTASAVLQRTARQNLAVRMVALLDAQGHVLASSTPRAAALELHLPDGFIEKALAPAVSELVFSGPVRSFASSENVVYMGRHLRAASGARLVAVAEVSVSMLASVLTQGAQIPQLEVALETGSGALLLAVPDTADGTRRQPVAPLREVLRESGGWDTPTRLRALPGRVLARSIIYDDLWISASLPRQAALAGWRNEAIAVASVSAVFALLLLLAGALFTRYVQRMTDARQALAQSKIQLDQALESMISGFVLLDNQHRVQHWNQRFDEIFPWIAGVMAPQLPFRKILEATVAHHLPQATASERAAWVERRLLAQQNSDGPHEQQLPNGRTLQIMEHRTPDGGMVITYSDVTDMRRARAEIETLAFYDPLTGLPNRRLLLDRLGQATERAQRSSQLGALLFLDLDHFKTLNDTRGHEIGDELLLQVAQRLSASVRSADTVARLGGDEFVIMLCDLSSGAVEAAAQAQRVAEKLLRALEQPYSLQGHKHQITGSVGATLFGEVACSAAELLRQADIAMYQVKARRGNGLCFFDPQMQTAISDRAQLEVDLKNALRQSELVLYYQPQFAQDSTMVGAEALLRWQHPERGLVPPGAFIAAAEESDLIVHIGTWVLQTACAQLLLWQSDPLCERLQLSVNVSARQFRHPGFVDLVLETVACLGSRAHLLTLELTESLVLDNVEEAVARMHQLRARGIRFSVDDFGTGYSSLAYLTKLPLHQLKIDQSFVRNLGVRPTDDVIVQTIIGMAGNLELEVIAEGVETSEQRALLLEYGCGYFQGYLLARPMPVEALYALLAQRTGGIEA; translated from the coding sequence ATGAAGGCAGTGCAGCCTTTGCGCATACGTTCCATCGTATGGGGTGTGGCGGCATTTTTCGTCTGCGCCTTGGCTGTGGCTGCCTCTGCCCTGATTGAGACGACACGCAACATCGCACTGAGCGAGAGCGAGACGCAGCTGGCCCGCTATGTTTCCGGTGCCGAAGCTGCGCTCAATCGCGCTTTTCTGAGCGTCGACGTGCTGCTCGCCAGCTCGGATGTCTTGCTCGATTTTGCGGGTGATGCCATGGACTGGGGACGGCCCGACACCGCGAGCGCTGTGCTGCAACGCACGGCGCGCCAGAACCTTGCGGTGCGGATGGTGGCGCTGCTGGATGCGCAAGGCCATGTCTTGGCATCGTCCACCCCGCGTGCGGCCGCGCTGGAGCTGCATCTGCCTGACGGTTTTATCGAGAAGGCGCTCGCGCCCGCCGTCTCTGAGCTGGTCTTCAGCGGACCCGTACGCAGCTTTGCCAGCTCGGAGAACGTCGTGTACATGGGCCGCCACCTGCGCGCGGCCAGCGGCGCCCGGTTGGTGGCCGTCGCCGAGGTGTCGGTTTCCATGCTCGCGTCGGTGCTGACGCAGGGCGCGCAGATTCCGCAGCTTGAAGTGGCGCTGGAGACCGGCAGCGGTGCGCTTTTGCTGGCGGTGCCGGACACTGCCGACGGCACACGCCGGCAGCCCGTGGCCCCCTTGCGAGAAGTCTTGCGCGAGAGCGGCGGCTGGGACACGCCGACGCGGCTGCGCGCCTTGCCCGGCCGGGTGCTGGCGCGCTCCATCATTTACGACGACCTGTGGATTTCCGCCAGCCTCCCGCGCCAGGCAGCGCTGGCGGGGTGGCGCAATGAGGCGATTGCGGTGGCATCGGTATCAGCCGTGTTTGCCCTGCTGCTACTGCTTGCTGGCGCCTTGTTTACGCGCTACGTGCAGCGCATGACCGACGCGCGCCAGGCGCTGGCGCAGTCCAAAATACAGCTTGACCAGGCGCTGGAGTCAATGATCAGCGGCTTTGTGCTGCTCGACAACCAGCACCGTGTGCAGCATTGGAATCAGCGCTTCGACGAGATCTTTCCCTGGATCGCCGGCGTGATGGCCCCCCAGTTGCCATTTCGCAAAATTCTTGAAGCCACCGTGGCCCACCATCTGCCGCAGGCGACTGCGTCCGAACGCGCCGCCTGGGTCGAGCGCCGGCTTCTGGCGCAACAGAACTCGGATGGACCGCACGAGCAGCAGCTGCCCAATGGCCGCACCCTGCAGATCATGGAACACCGCACGCCCGACGGCGGCATGGTGATCACCTACAGCGACGTGACCGACATGCGCCGCGCACGGGCCGAGATCGAGACGCTGGCTTTTTATGATCCGCTGACCGGGTTGCCCAACCGGCGTCTGTTGCTTGATCGCCTGGGCCAGGCCACGGAACGGGCGCAGCGTTCGAGCCAGCTGGGGGCGCTGCTGTTTCTGGACCTGGACCATTTCAAAACGCTCAACGACACGCGCGGCCACGAGATCGGCGACGAGCTGTTGCTGCAGGTGGCGCAGCGCCTGAGCGCCAGCGTGCGCAGCGCCGACACCGTGGCCCGCCTGGGCGGGGACGAATTCGTGATCATGCTCTGCGACCTCTCCAGCGGTGCAGTAGAGGCCGCCGCGCAGGCCCAGCGGGTGGCCGAGAAGCTGCTGCGGGCGCTGGAGCAGCCCTATTCCTTGCAGGGCCACAAACACCAGATTACCGGCAGTGTCGGGGCCACCTTGTTTGGCGAAGTGGCATGCTCGGCCGCCGAGCTTCTGCGTCAGGCCGACATTGCCATGTACCAGGTGAAGGCGCGGCGCGGCAATGGCTTGTGCTTCTTTGACCCGCAGATGCAAACCGCCATCAGCGACCGTGCCCAACTGGAAGTGGACCTGAAAAATGCCTTGCGGCAAAGCGAGCTGGTGCTGTACTACCAACCGCAGTTTGCCCAAGACAGCACCATGGTGGGCGCCGAGGCGCTGCTGCGCTGGCAGCACCCCGAGCGCGGCCTGGTGCCCCCTGGGGCTTTTATTGCTGCGGCGGAAGAGAGCGATCTGATCGTGCACATCGGCACCTGGGTGCTGCAGACGGCCTGCGCCCAACTGTTGCTGTGGCAGAGCGATCCGCTTTGCGAGAGGCTGCAGTTGTCGGTCAACGTGAGCGCGCGCCAGTTTCGCCATCCGGGCTTTGTTGACCTCGTTCTGGAGACCGTTGCCTGCCTGGGCTCCCGCGCCCATCTGCTCACCCTGGAGTTGACCGAGTCGCTGGTGCTGGACAACGTGGAGGAAGCCGTGGCTCGCATGCACCAGTTGCGTGCACGCGGAATCCGTTTTTCGGTGGACGATTTTGGTACTGGCTATTCGTCTCTGGCCTACCTCACCAAACTGCCTTTGCACCAGCTCAAGATCGACCAGTCGTTTGTGCGCAATCTGGGGGTGCGCCCGACGGACGACGTCATCGTGCAGACCATCATCGGCATGGCGGGCAATCTGGAGCTTGAGGTCATTGCCGAAGGCGTGGAAACCAGCGAACAGCGGGCCCTGTTGCTTGAATATGGTTGTGGTTATTTCCAGGGCTACCTGCTTGCGCGGCCGATGCCGGTCGAAGCCTTGTACGCCCTGTTGGCGCAGCGCACCGGAGGCATCGAAGCATGA
- a CDS encoding TRAP transporter substrate-binding protein, whose protein sequence is MQNGSMLAAFWGFLLQPGSMASWLGRFAALLVFTALSVGPVWAQSAGASAPAPQSAPVYTLRVVGGLAGVAQFTRFEEPFWNHELARLSGGRYSATIVPFDRAGVPGADMLRLLELGVVPFGTFLLSLSGQVPQYGAADLVGLNPDMASLRSSVAVFRPYLERALREEHGIEALAIYVYPAQMLFCKQPIKHLADLRARRVRVSSAGQADFVAALDATPVHTAFSQIVARFEAGTIDCAITGTMSGNTLGLPRLTTHLYALPLNWGMAVFGANRTAWEALPEDLRSMLRRELPRLESAIWAESERDTAQGLACNSGASGCKDGTPGKMVIVPATAEDRRRTQEIFVKAVLPQWLQRCGPRCAEIWQQTIGPARGLAVTRP, encoded by the coding sequence ATGCAGAATGGCTCCATGCTTGCTGCCTTTTGGGGCTTTTTGCTCCAGCCCGGATCAATGGCCTCATGGCTTGGACGGTTCGCCGCCCTGTTGGTGTTCACTGCGCTGTCGGTGGGGCCCGTCTGGGCACAATCCGCTGGAGCTTCGGCGCCTGCGCCGCAGTCCGCACCTGTGTATACGCTGCGCGTCGTCGGAGGCCTCGCAGGAGTCGCTCAGTTCACGCGGTTTGAGGAGCCTTTTTGGAACCACGAACTGGCCCGCCTGAGTGGCGGCCGTTACAGCGCCACCATCGTGCCTTTTGATCGCGCAGGCGTGCCTGGGGCGGACATGCTGCGTCTGCTGGAGTTGGGCGTCGTGCCTTTTGGCACCTTTCTGCTCTCGCTCAGCGGCCAGGTTCCCCAATATGGCGCGGCCGATCTGGTGGGGCTCAACCCCGACATGGCCAGTTTGCGCTCTAGCGTGGCAGTCTTTCGCCCGTACCTGGAGCGTGCGTTGCGCGAAGAACATGGCATTGAGGCGCTGGCGATTTATGTGTATCCCGCGCAAATGTTGTTTTGCAAGCAGCCGATCAAGCATCTGGCCGATCTGAGGGCGCGGCGGGTGCGCGTGTCCTCGGCCGGGCAGGCCGATTTTGTCGCTGCCTTGGACGCTACACCGGTGCATACGGCGTTTTCCCAGATTGTTGCCCGTTTCGAAGCCGGCACCATTGACTGCGCAATCACCGGCACGATGTCCGGCAATACCCTGGGCCTGCCCAGGCTGACCACGCATTTGTATGCACTGCCACTGAATTGGGGCATGGCCGTTTTTGGTGCCAATCGGACTGCGTGGGAGGCTTTGCCGGAGGATTTGCGCAGCATGCTGCGACGCGAGCTTCCCCGGCTTGAGAGCGCGATCTGGGCGGAGTCCGAGCGCGATACCGCGCAGGGCCTGGCCTGCAACAGCGGTGCATCCGGTTGCAAGGACGGAACGCCCGGCAAGATGGTCATCGTGCCTGCGACGGCAGAAGACCGTCGGCGCACCCAGGAGATTTTTGTCAAGGCCGTGCTGCCGCAGTGGTTGCAGCGCTGTGGCCCGCGCTGCGCTGAGATCTGGCAGCAGACGATCGGCCCGGCACGCGGCCTGGCGGTCACGCGCCCATGA
- a CDS encoding SDR family oxidoreductase translates to MDLGIAGKWALVCGASKGLGLGCAQALAREGVNLVINARGEAALAAAASELIAVNDGAASARGLNRPKIRVLTVAADITTEAGREAAFSVPGGPGHDFDMVVTNAGGPPPGDFRDWDRDAWIAALDANMLTPIALIRATVDGMAARGFGRIVNITSSAVKAPIDILGLSNGARSGLTGFVAGAARSAVAGRGVTINNLLPGKFNTDRLAATFAGTAARSGKTLEDVRQAQRASIPAGRFGEAGEFGAICAFLCSVHAGYINGQNLLADGGAYPGAF, encoded by the coding sequence ATGGATTTGGGTATTGCGGGCAAATGGGCGTTGGTATGCGGTGCCAGCAAGGGGCTGGGGCTGGGTTGCGCGCAGGCTCTGGCGCGCGAGGGCGTGAACCTGGTCATCAACGCACGCGGTGAAGCCGCTCTGGCTGCAGCTGCTTCTGAACTGATAGCTGTAAACGATGGAGCAGCAAGCGCTAGAGGCCTAAATCGGCCAAAAATCCGGGTGCTGACCGTGGCTGCAGACATCACCACCGAAGCCGGGCGCGAGGCGGCTTTTTCGGTGCCCGGCGGGCCGGGGCACGATTTCGATATGGTCGTGACCAACGCCGGTGGTCCACCGCCCGGCGACTTTCGCGATTGGGACCGGGACGCATGGATCGCCGCGCTGGACGCCAACATGCTGACGCCTATCGCCCTGATTCGCGCCACCGTCGATGGCATGGCGGCGCGCGGCTTTGGCCGCATCGTCAACATCACGTCGAGCGCGGTCAAGGCGCCCATCGATATCCTGGGCTTGTCGAATGGGGCGCGCAGCGGGCTGACGGGTTTTGTCGCCGGTGCGGCGCGCAGCGCAGTGGCCGGGCGCGGGGTCACCATCAACAATCTGCTGCCGGGCAAGTTCAATACCGACCGCCTGGCGGCCACCTTTGCCGGCACTGCAGCGCGCAGTGGCAAGACGCTGGAAGACGTCCGCCAGGCCCAGCGTGCCAGCATTCCCGCCGGTCGCTTTGGCGAAGCGGGCGAGTTTGGTGCCATCTGTGCCTTTCTGTGCAGCGTGCATGCCGGCTACATCAATGGGCAGAACCTGCTGGCCGATGGCGGGGCCTACCCAGGCGCTTTCTAA
- a CDS encoding SH3 domain-containing protein gives MKPGLISRAGLAALLAGAAWALPALAQQDGSVIQRATELRDAPGTSGTSLGALAEGSAVERTGERKGSWIKVRTPQAGSGWVHMFDVGTRASAAPAAGNAATSGLRSLGGLLSGGSGTTTATSTVGIRGLEAEDIANAQPNLAAVSQAEQLRVSADQAQRFASRASLRTHHVAALPEPARPASPGAPAGGFSPMNENISPN, from the coding sequence ATGAAACCAGGCCTTATTTCGCGCGCAGGGCTCGCCGCACTGCTGGCAGGCGCCGCTTGGGCGCTGCCCGCCCTTGCGCAGCAAGACGGCTCGGTCATTCAGCGCGCCACCGAGCTGCGCGATGCGCCCGGTACCAGCGGGACCAGTCTGGGCGCCCTGGCCGAGGGCAGTGCCGTCGAGCGCACAGGCGAGCGCAAGGGCTCGTGGATCAAGGTGCGTACGCCGCAGGCAGGCAGTGGCTGGGTGCACATGTTTGACGTGGGCACGCGCGCCAGCGCGGCACCAGCGGCCGGCAACGCCGCCACCAGCGGCCTGCGCAGCCTGGGCGGTCTGCTCAGCGGCGGCTCGGGCACCACCACCGCCACGTCTACCGTGGGTATCCGCGGCCTGGAGGCCGAGGACATCGCCAATGCCCAACCCAACCTCGCAGCGGTAAGCCAGGCGGAGCAGCTGCGCGTCAGCGCCGACCAGGCGCAGCGTTTTGCCAGCCGCGCCTCGCTGCGCACGCACCACGTGGCGGCACTGCCTGAGCCCGCACGCCCCGCTTCGCCCGGCGCGCCGGCGGGGGGCTTCAGCCCGATGAACGAAAACATCAGCCCCAATTGA
- a CDS encoding M48 family metalloprotease, translating into MFVLLPSRALRGARLVTACTVLALAPNLAPAQNVMNLLNSLGSSVGGGSSPGGLLGTLSGNTAAPAAQGDDLISLLTRSTEIIDEASEIKIGRQLAAVLLGSKPLHPDARLQAYVNRLGRWISLQSERPNLPWTFVVLDDNGYNAFAAPGGYVFVTKGLIDRCADESELAGILAHEITHVTQRHHLQAMRKTAQSGLLTQLVASQIKTNAVGNLVASQVLALGRNLYARGLDQGDEFEADRRGVALAASSGFDPFGLPAALQVLRAAAPGNPMFTLSLATHPPAEQRLDQLQLAMGNRLDGLTGTAPVTVAQRLQGSGGAAPAAAAAAGAAAVAAPAATAEKTKRNRKKK; encoded by the coding sequence ATGTTTGTGCTTTTGCCTTCCCGCGCCTTGCGCGGCGCTCGCCTTGTCACCGCCTGCACCGTTCTGGCGCTGGCACCGAACCTGGCCCCCGCCCAGAACGTCATGAACCTGCTCAACTCCCTGGGCAGCAGCGTCGGCGGCGGATCGTCGCCAGGCGGTTTGCTTGGCACGCTTTCGGGGAACACCGCCGCGCCTGCAGCCCAGGGCGACGATCTCATCAGCTTGCTCACGCGCTCGACCGAGATCATTGACGAAGCCAGCGAAATCAAAATTGGCCGCCAGCTCGCCGCCGTGCTGCTGGGCAGCAAACCGCTGCATCCCGATGCCCGGCTGCAGGCCTACGTCAACCGGCTGGGGCGCTGGATCAGCCTGCAATCCGAGCGCCCCAACCTGCCCTGGACTTTCGTGGTGCTGGACGACAACGGCTACAACGCCTTTGCCGCCCCAGGCGGCTATGTGTTCGTGACCAAGGGATTGATCGACCGCTGCGCCGACGAGTCCGAGCTGGCGGGCATCCTGGCGCACGAAATCACCCATGTCACGCAGCGCCACCACCTGCAGGCCATGCGCAAAACGGCGCAGTCGGGGCTGCTGACACAACTGGTGGCTTCGCAAATCAAGACCAATGCCGTGGGCAACCTGGTGGCGTCGCAGGTGCTGGCGCTGGGGCGCAATCTGTACGCGCGCGGTCTGGACCAGGGCGACGAGTTTGAAGCCGACCGCCGCGGTGTGGCGCTGGCAGCGAGCAGCGGCTTCGATCCGTTTGGCTTGCCTGCCGCGCTTCAGGTGCTGCGTGCGGCCGCACCGGGCAATCCCATGTTCACCTTGTCGCTGGCCACCCATCCACCGGCCGAACAGCGCCTGGACCAATTGCAACTGGCCATGGGCAACCGGCTCGATGGGCTCACGGGCACGGCTCCGGTGACGGTGGCGCAGCGCCTGCAAGGCTCGGGCGGCGCGGCCCCAGCTGCGGCTGCGGCGGCGGGTGCAGCGGCGGTGGCCGCACCTGCCGCTACCGCAGAAAAGACCAAGCGCAACCGCAAGAAGAAATAG
- a CDS encoding DMT family transporter has translation MNKKVPPALDDAAQAATKNRAIGLSLALLGAVAFSGKAIIVKLAYRYGVDAVTLIMYRMLFALPLFAAMAWWASRGKAALTRSDWLGVLGLGFSGYYLASFLDFAGLAYITASLERLIQYLSPTLVLLLGWAVYGRGVRRGQMLGMLVSYCGVALVFGQEALHQGPDAAWGALLVLGSAASYAAYLVYSGEMVQRLGSLRLVGLATSVACVLCLLQFALLRPWSAALVAPEVIWLSVLNATLCTAVPVLMVMMAIERIGASAASQAGMVGPMATILMGVWLLGEPFTAGVALGSALVIAGIFVFSRASGPARAAPAGRR, from the coding sequence TTGAATAAAAAAGTGCCTCCAGCGCTTGATGATGCTGCGCAAGCAGCTACAAAAAACAGAGCAATTGGCCTCAGCTTGGCGCTGCTGGGCGCGGTGGCCTTCAGTGGCAAGGCGATCATCGTCAAGCTGGCGTATCGCTACGGCGTCGATGCGGTCACGCTCATCATGTACCGCATGCTGTTTGCTCTGCCTCTGTTTGCCGCCATGGCGTGGTGGGCCAGCCGGGGCAAGGCAGCGCTGACCCGCAGCGACTGGTTGGGGGTGCTCGGCCTGGGGTTTTCGGGCTACTACCTGGCAAGTTTTCTCGACTTCGCCGGCTTGGCCTACATCACGGCGAGCCTGGAGCGCCTGATTCAGTACCTCAGCCCGACGCTGGTGCTGTTGCTGGGCTGGGCCGTGTATGGCCGGGGCGTTCGGCGCGGCCAGATGCTCGGCATGCTGGTGAGCTATTGCGGCGTGGCGCTGGTCTTTGGTCAGGAGGCCCTGCACCAAGGCCCGGACGCCGCCTGGGGCGCGCTGCTGGTGCTGGGCAGCGCCGCGAGCTACGCCGCGTATCTGGTCTACAGCGGCGAGATGGTCCAGCGCCTGGGTTCGCTGCGTCTGGTGGGCCTGGCCACTTCCGTGGCCTGTGTGCTGTGCCTGCTCCAGTTTGCCTTGCTGCGGCCCTGGAGCGCGGCGCTGGTGGCGCCCGAAGTGATCTGGCTCTCGGTGCTCAACGCCACCCTGTGCACCGCCGTGCCGGTGTTGATGGTGATGATGGCCATTGAGCGCATCGGTGCCAGCGCGGCCTCCCAAGCCGGCATGGTCGGGCCGATGGCTACCATTCTGATGGGCGTCTGGCTGCTGGGTGAGCCGTTCACTGCGGGTGTGGCGCTGGGCTCTGCCCTGGTGATTGCGGGAATTTTTGTGTTTTCGCGCGCCTCGGGCCCGGCGCGCGCCGCGCCCGCCGGGCGCCGCTGA